In Dyadobacter subterraneus, a single genomic region encodes these proteins:
- a CDS encoding SDR family NAD(P)-dependent oxidoreductase, with amino-acid sequence MTTTILVTGASAGIGKATALYLVQNGYNVYGAARRLKKMQDLKTHSVNPA; translated from the coding sequence ATGACAACGACAATTTTAGTAACGGGTGCTTCGGCAGGAATTGGAAAAGCAACAGCACTTTATTTGGTTCAAAACGGCTACAACGTTTACGGAGCAGCACGCAGATTAAAGAAAATGCAGGATTTAAAAACACACAGCGTAAACCCTGCTTGA